The proteins below come from a single Metarhizium brunneum chromosome 1, complete sequence genomic window:
- the hhf1 gene encoding Histone H4 — translation MPPTIAARGGPQSSRPHSLVTPRSSGASTSTLPVSRGPGKGKGNGVAGKTPFAKGRAARHRKILRDTIDGITKPAIRRLARRGGVKRISADIYDESRRVLRLKLEEILRICVVYVEHRQAKTVTVDDVIFALRQIGRPIYGFDFPTDRQK, via the exons ATGCCTCCCACCATCGCCGCACGCGGCGGCCCCCAGTCGTCCCGTCCACACAGCCTGGTCACGCCTCGCTCCTCCGGCGCAAGCACATCAACCCTCCCCGTCTCCAGAGGCCcaggcaagggcaagggcaacggGGTCGCGGGCAAAACCCCCTTTGCCAAAGGCAGAGCCGCCAGACA CCGCAAGATCTTGCGCGACACCATCGACGGGATCA CGAAACCTGCAATACG ACGACTTGCGCGCAGGGGCGGCGTCAAGCGCATCTCGGCCGACATCTACGACGAATCCCGCAGGGTGCTTCGGCTGAAACTAGAAGAG ATCCTGCGCATATGCGTCGTGTACGTCGAGCACAGGCAGGCAAAGACGGTTACTGTCGACGAT GTGATCTTTGCCCTGAGGCAAATCGGCAGGCCGATTTACGGGTTTGACTTTCCCACGGATCGACAGAAGTGA